The genomic interval AATGAAATATTTCCTTAAACCTGAACATTTTTATTAGTTATCCATGAATTATAAAGTGAAAGTGTTGTTTGATAAGAAATGTTTATCGAACACACGTTGTGTGGCTAGATCAATACATCTTACagatattgaatatatatattagtaggTGCATATGTCGTCTGATGACAAGTGTTCTTGTTAAAGCTTTTTACTCTTAAGATCTCGGCTGCAATTCTTCCAAAAGCAGCCGAAGGTGTCTGTTTGTCTCCTTGTtgaataagtatatatatacatatatctttgaatatatatgtatatatacatgcacaTTGCAGGATGTGTGACATCAATTTTAATCTAACTTTATCCTCATTCTCTTAAAACTATCGGAAGCTATAGCCGACTATCAGCTGGGATtacaatactaataataataagcagaagaagaagaatgagtcTTCCCTATCGAATGTTGTCTTATCTTTTGGGGAgctttcctgtgccgatgtgagggtcaaaggtcagaggatgtcgcatgtgtacagactgtaaagccctgaggcaaatttgtagtTTGTAATAGATACTGAATCTCTTTATATCTTAAATATGTGGTTCTGTCCTGATCCAGTTCTAGATCCTCACCATTAAGCAACATTATTATTGCATTCATAGGTAAACAATGTATATTTGAGTTCTCTTTCAGCCCATCAGGGAGAGTGAGGGAAGACATATTCTTTTGTCTCTTATTGACAGATTAttgctttttctcttctcctggtGTAGAAAATCAATATTAAACTCCCTGATTCTCCTCCAAACGTCTGAAATCTGAGTCATTACAGATCCAGACGGATGTGAAACAACTAAATCCGATTCATAAAACAGAATATACATTAGCAAATAGATCAGGAAATAGACCTTTCAATTGTTCAAAATCATCTGCTGGTAGGAGAAGATGTGCTCGTCAGTGCCTTCGTGTTTTTGTCTTATTAAAAAAGTTCCCTTTTGTACAAATGTTGACATCTTTGATTGAGAAAAAGTGTCTCTTtaaaaagacaatttttttttatatcttccAAAAATATGTCACGGGGGTCTGTGAACTCCACGGAGCGgcttaaagaaaagaagaagaaacgtgcACCACAGGTAGATAAATGAAGGGCACCAGGAGACTGTGTGGAATAATCGGGTGCGTCGCTCGCCGGGAGGGTCGAAGTCATCCGACGTCCCGGGAAGACCGCGGCGTCCACGCCAGGCCAGAAGATCAAAAATATTTGAGGATCGTTCTCTTATTTCCGTTGAGACATCCTGGTCACGGCGTCTCCGACTCGTCCTCGTCTTCGGGGGagttgggtgaggggggtgtgtcctcctcctcgcccgccGTGGTCGCCCGGGGCAATCCGGCCTCCGCTGACGTCAGCGACATCTTCTCGTAGGTCCTCCGGCGCTGCCGCCGCAGTGTCTGGCTCTGCAActccttcacctcctgcagAACCTCCTGCGCCTCCTTCCACGACGACACAGCCTCCTCCAGGAGACGGCCGGCCTCCTCGCGCCTCCGCTCCACCTCCGGGTCTCCCTCCGTTTTGGGGGGCAGTGACTTGAAGGACCCTGAGAAGCTTGGTGAGTTCTTCTCACTGGAACATGGTGACTCCTTGCTGCTCCCGGGGTGAGGAGAGTGGGGTTCACCCCCCCGCGGGGAGTCAAGGCACTTGGCTGCAGGAGAGTCGCCCTCCTTGCCGAGGCCCGAGGAGCCTGAGGGACCCCTGAGCTTGGGGGAGCGGACGGTGTCGCAGCTTTTCGTCCGAGGAGAATCGGTGGCTTTAGTGGCAGGCGAGTGGGATCCTCTGGAGCGATTCTTCTTGGCTTTGGACCGAGGagactctctccctctcagacgGGGAGAGTCTTTAACCCTGAGGCGAGGAGAGTCGCTGCTCCGGCTCCTCGGAGATCCAGACGACCTGCTGAAGACATTAATCCCACCAAGAGGATCACAGTGATTACTTTGGCCGGGAACAGGACAGACCGACTTCCAGAGGTCAAGGTCAAGTTattagtaaaaataaaaaataataaaaacctgGAGTGAGGAGAGTCGGAGCCCCTTAGATGGTGGAGGCAGGGGGAGTCGATACCCTTCAGGTAAGGTGAGCTGCCTCCGCGTTCCCGCTCTGCTTTGGCCTTCTGCAGCTCCTGTGCATCACATcaacacatttcagcaggacttgcTTCTGGAGACCGAACCGTCTCAGCGCACAGGTGGACCAATGAAAACAGAGCGAGGTGTCCTACCTGCAACCTcatttcctccagcagctcctgagcTCTCTGCATCCTCTGAGCGATGAGGCTCTGCAGCTGACCGACCGGCTGAACCACCGAGACTccgccccccgcctcctcctcctcagtcggACAGCGCCGAAGGGCCGAGCGCAACTCGGAGCGAATCATCGCCGGCCTGAGTAGTGGAAAGAAGAAAGGATTGTGAGGAAGGAAGATTCACTGCAATTTTGTCatgtgaatatatttttttatgttcacCTGGAGGAGAGCACTTCGTCCATGGACGCACAGCGGCTTCGGCCCTGCATGCTGAACCTCTTCCCCGGCTGGGGCGTCTGAGACTGAGCCTTAAGGACCTGAAAGGTGACACAAGTTTGCTTTTTGTACTCTGTGGTTCAGGGATATAagccggggagggagggaggggggggggtcttgcaTCAAGCACGCTATTGAAAAATGACTCACGGTCTACAAGAATCAAGAGTTTCCCAACCTGCACCTGCTGGGTTTTGAGGACCTTGGAGGCCTCCGGGTGGGACTGCTTGCCCCAGGAGAGCTCGCTCCCCCTGGGCAGACTGCTGGTCTTCACAGTAGGCTCCTTCGGGGTGGCCCGCAGCTTGGACACATCCGTGCCGGCTCGCTGACGGACGCCGACCCCCCAGGACCCGGTGCTGGCCACCTGTCCGCACGAGCCTCCCCATCGCGGGTCCACCTGAAAGTTCTCCCAGGACTCGGAGTCCGGGCAGAATGCGTCCTCCTCGGCCACCAGGTCCAGAGTCAGCATGCcgtgggaggaggtggaggcctgggggagaACAACACAAGTGGGTGTGCTTCAAAAACGACCATTGAGACACAATGGGAGGAGTAAAATAAGAGATCCGGGTACCACGGCCATGAGGTGCCCTCGGGTGGGCAGCCGCCGGCCGTAAGGGATCTTCACCCGGTCTCTGGTGGGATGGACCAGCGCACTGTCCTCCTCGATGGTAACCTGCACAAAAACATGGAATCTGATCCTGGAGCAGGAGACGGTACCGTAACGCACTTAGAACTCAATGGTTCTGGTACACAGCTGGATCGATTGTCGACTTCTTCATGAGCTATTCTAACCGTTATCAGAGTCACCTAGTTACCTCGTCCAAAACGCGGTTCTTGGCTTTGATGATGGCCACGTTCAGGGCATGGACCCACGATTCCTTCTCCTCAGGACTCACCGCTAGAAACACGAGGTTGGGAACCTGTGAAGAGACCAAAGGTTCAGTTTAGAGTCGTCGGATaagcaaaacattttataattaataaatacattaataaatgCAAGTTTTTGACTTACTTTTTAAGacaatgacataaataaatattgttggCCAGTTGCTACAATCAAAGATCTGCTATAATAGCAGACCATTGATGATCAATAATTAGCATCATGGTCTGGAATCTAATTGaaatatttctttccttttattccTTCGATGATTCTGTTCTTCTGTTAATCTTGTGTTTTCAATCTTCGGATTAAAGACTCAATGCTTAGTATTCTAACAATGCTCAGTGTTGTAATAACGTTCAGTCAGTGAATATGAAATACATTCGACTGTTAAACCAGCTGAAAGAACCCCAGATCTCCTTCAGGAGAACCTGCACCGCTTTTCATTTTGAGAACCAGAAATCAGCAAATGACAAATCTGTTGACCTCATCAGTGCCGTGATGTCATCGGAGACACGATCCTCATCCCCATGAGCGGCGAGAGACTAAACACAAAACGGACACGTGAAGGCGGAGATTATCCCGCGGTAACCCTTCCTCTAATGGGATTCTGGGAATTAAACCTTttcatagaagaaaaaaaacacacagcgcGGCTCGGCCAATCAGTGAGGCCACAAATCCACCAATGAGGCGGCGTAAGCAATCCGCATGGCTGAAAGGGCCTGAAGACTCGTTCCTTCATCTGTCGTGCTCACCTGGGGAGGGACCTGGGGAGGGACCTGAGGAGCGACATGGGAAAGAGGGACCTGAGGAGGAACGTAGGGAGGAACCTGGGGTGGAAGTTGAGGAGGGACCTTGGGGGGGACCTGGGGAGGGACCTGTGGAGTGACCTGAGGAGTGACATGGAAAAGAGGGACCTGAGGAGGAACGTAGGGAGGAACCTGGGGTGGAAGTTGAGGAGGGACCTTGGGGGGGACCTGGGGAGGGACCTGGGGAGTGACCTGAGGAGTGACATGGGAAAGAGGGACCTGAGGAGGAACATAGGGAGGAACCTGGGGTGGAAGTTGAGGAGGGACCTTGGGGGGGACCTGGGGAGGGACCTGGGGAGTGACCTGAGGAGTGACATGGGAAAGAGGGACCTGAGGAGGAACATAGGGATGAACCTGGGGTGGAAGTTGAGGAGGGACCTTGGGGGGGACCTGGGGAGGGACCTGTGGAGTGACCTGAGGAGGGACATGGGAAAGAGGGACCTGAGGAGGAACATAGGGAGGAACCTGGGGTGGAAGTTGAGGAGGGACCTTGGGGGGGACCTGGGGAGGGACCTGGGGAGTGACCTGAGGAGGGACATGGGAAAGAGGGACCTGAGGAACAACATAGGGAGGAACCTGGGGTGGAAGTTGAGGAGGGACCTTAGGAGGGACCTGGGGAAGAACTCACCATGTTTCCCGGATGTCTGCAGCGCAGCAGAGTAAAGCGACTGTGGTTCTTCTTGCTGCGACTCTTTGCTTTCCTCAGCTCCTCCGAGCGCTCATAGTCGGCCAGGTTAAACACTTCCTGCGCCCTCCGTTCGTCTCTcacctgcagacaaacacacacatcaccgcAGATCAAACCTACGGCATGTCGGTGTCACTGCGAAGAACCGAACGCAAAGAATCAATGATGAGTAACAATAAACAAGGTGGCCGCTAAAGTCGCTGTGGTGGGGGTCCTTCAGGTGGTTTAGGATTAGGTGGTCGTTGAGGACGTTGAACGGGTCCTTGACGAGGTCCTTGAAATGGTAATAACAAAGAACTGCAACAGCTGTcctgttgccgtggttaccggCGGATTGACCGTGAACTTGAGACAGTTGACCGTGGCAGATGAGACAGTTGACTTGAAATTTGTAGATCAGCTtatttgtttcttgctcttccgagtttgtatctttatggttgaaatgcacttattgtaagtcgctctgTAAAAAAAcgccagctaaatgacatgcaatgtaatgtaaaagtaaagCAGAACGACaagcttgtttttattttgtcatgttCCAAATGAGTTATTTCCCTTGTATATCACTTGCGGTTTCAATACATCCAAATACAGCAGTTTGGGCTTTAGTAGCAAATAGATGCACATATTTTGATGTGGAATTACCAGGAAAATACAACTTTCTTAGCTAAACAGCTCAGGTAAGAGTATATTTATGGTAAAGATATTTCTGTTGTTAGCGAACCTACTTTACGTCAGCAGCACTCGCTTATATGTCAGTCACCTGTGGGTTGTCAGTTCTCATCGACTCATTGTGAGTCTTTACAGCACGACGTGTCATAGAGTTACAGCCAGAAATGTGGCAAGTGGCAGGAGTAGGTGGTGCATCCAGAATGTTGATAATTCATTTGTTTGGTTTAGTTGTAAAAATGGTTTACATCAACTTGTAGCCCAGGTCCTGCTGTTTAATCGGATGTGTGACATCAAATATAACTTTGTGATTAGTGAATTCATTTGATGAGTGTTCTTCCTCCACAGGGGCTTGGCATTCAACAGGATATGTATTGggtcctatatatatatatatatatatatatatacctgtaTATACATTGTGATGGCCCAGCCGGTGACCAGTGCCCCACATAGCTGAAGACAGCCAGACGAGGGCCACCAAGAGGCACGGTGGTGGATGGGTGGTACTACCCTAGAGGATTCACATAGGGAACTCCTCGCCACTCAGGTGTCTCTGGTTGACCCTCTAAGGTGGCGTGAATCAAGAAGGCAATCAGGAGCATTTTTAAAACTCAACTAGAAGACAAAGGGGGACGATCTTGAGCTACGGAGGAGTGAGCACCAGACGCTGTGACAACAAGCCGCAGGGTAAGCGGCCCGCGGCTTGCCTATGTATCTCCAAGAGGATtaatcgctctctctctcttgccccAAGGACGGGGCCCCTATATTACGCTGTTGGAAAGGGCGACAACGAGAGAGAAATGGCCAAATACAGAATGGCCGAACAACCTTATGCCTTTCTTGACCGGCGAAGCTCAGAAGGCCTATCGGGACCTTTCAGGTGCAGATGCTGTGAATTACGATAAGGTAAAGACGGTCATCCTAGCTCAATATGGACTTAGCCTCCCCGTCAAGGCACAGCGAGTGCATGACGGGAGCTACGACACTGCTCTCGGCACAGATGATGGGGCTAGTCCGTCACACCAGGAGCTGGCTGGAAGAAGCAGAAGGGCTGCCCATGGTTGACGGAGTGGTAATTGACTGCTGCAGTATCCCCTGATGGCAGCCCGGCAGCTACTAGTGATGACGAGGTGATTGAAGCTGTCCATACCAGACCACAGCAACAGACCCGGAATGGACAGCTGAGGTGAAGCCACTGGAAGTCATACAATTAGACGAGGTGTTCTCTCAATTTACAGAAGTTGAAATATAGAAAGGTTTCAGGCCAGGACAATTCGACTCATTACGCAACCCAATCTACGGTCCGCTATGGGGAAGGTGGTTGCTAGGGAGATGTTTCTACTCTTCAGTAGAATAGGCCTGCCGGATGGAACCCTGACAGACCAAGGGTCCTGCTTTATGTCCAAATGTATGATGTCTGTGCCAAAGTCTAAAGGTGAGACAAATCAGAACCTCAGTCTATCACCCTCAGGCTGATGGACTTGTAGGGAGGTTCAACAAAACACTAAAACCCATGCCACGCAAGGTAATCAATGTCGATGGTAAGAACTTGGACCAACAGCTGCATTTTATTCTGTTCTCTAGATGGGTACCCTAGGGTTCCACTGGATTTTCGAGCTTCTGTATGGTTGGAGATCCCGGAGTTTGCTGGATGTGGCCATGGAAGTCtgggagcagcagcaccaccgaATGACCCAAGTCTGGCCCTTAGTTCGGGAGCACATGCAGCAAGCCCATTAGCAGCAGGCATAGGTATACAACCGGGCAGCCCAGGTGAGAGTGTTCAAATGAGGGAGACACAGTGATGGTTTTAATTCCAACAAATCATTGTAAGTTTTAAGCCTTGTGAAATACTGGAACGGGTGGGGTCTGTGAATTACCGTGTATGGCAGACAGGCCGTAGGAAAGCCCAACCACTGTACCATGTGAATTTACTGAAGCCATAGCATGAGCCAAATCAGAACCTCAGTCTTGTTCACTCTAATGTCCTGGTAGCTAACATGCCTCCCCAGGTCCTCCTGCCAGTGAAAATGGGTGACCAGCTGTCATCCAGGCAAGGACAAGACCTCTGAGAACTGCTCGGTAGAAACAGAGATGGGGGACGAACAACGGCCATCGTCCACGACATTAGAACAGAACCGGGAAAGACCGAAAAACTACGACCATACCGAATCCCAGACGCCATCAGAAACAAGGTGAGGAAAATGCTTgacctggtggtggaggagtaCCACACTGCCCGGTCCAGTCTTATAGTCCTGTGCCGGATGGCAGAATTAGGTTCTGCAATGACTATAGAAAATTAAATGAGATTTCTCTGTTTGAAACCTACCCTATGCCATGGGTAGATGGGCTGGTCGAGAGGCTAGGACTGGCCAGGATATCCACGCTAGATTTAACCAAAGGATATTGGCAGGTACCACTCACCCCACAGGCAAAAGAGAAGACAGCCTTCTCAACCCTGGAAAGTGCTCCCTCGCCTTTGAGGAGGCGAATTTCCTTGAGTACACTGTCGGACCGGGAAATGTGAAGCACCAAGTAAAGAAGGTGGATGCCATAACAACCTGGCCATCAGGGGCTGGGGCCGTCTTTAATGCCTTGAAGAAAGCCCTCTGCAGCGACACCGTGCTACACACCCCCTGACTGGCAAGAGGTTTGTACTGCAGAAACATACATCAGAGGTAGGCCTTGGGGCAGTCCTGTCCCAAGTACACAATAGAAGTGAATACCCCATAACCTTTATTAGCCCCAAACTACTTCCCCATGAGAAGAATTATGCAACCATAGAAAAGGAGTGCCTATCGGTTAAATGGGCAATAGGAAAACTAAGGCATCACCTACTGGGACCTCACCTGCTTGGAGTGGAGCACAGAGCCGGTCGGCTGCATGGGACCGCTGATGCCATGTCTGGAGGGAAGACTGCCTCTGGTCTGAGTCTGATGGCCCAGCAAGCGAGCAGTGCCCAACCCAGAACTCCTGCCCACCCAGGTGTCTCTAGTTGTCCCTCACAGGTGGCGTGAAGCAGGCGCTCAGGGGCTTTACTAACTTTTAAAAACTTAAAGCTAAACAAAGGCAGGGACGATCTTGAGCTACGGAGGAATGAGCACCAGATGCCTGCAAACCAGCTGCAGGGCAAGAGGCCTGCGGCCTTAATTAATTACCCAGGAAGAGTCCGACGGAGGCCTTGacatccatgtgtgtgtatatgtatatgtacatgtacTCTGCAGTCCTCACCTCCTTGTCGGACACGTACAGGTGGTCTCCTCTCAGGACCACAAACCGGTTCCTCCACAGTTCCCTGAAGATCCCTCGACCGCAGAACTTTCTGATCCAGCCGACCTTTTCCGGCTGCTGTACCGCCGGCTGACCCGAGTCCTGAAGGCCCTGAATCACCACAACACAGGGACAGGGTTCAGAAAGAGACCACAGAGACCAGTAAAAACCAGAGACcacatatattatattatttattcattattattcattaattaattacactaaatacatatatgtgtatacatatatatacatatatacatacacatatatgtatgtgtatatatatacatacatatatgtatgtatatatacatatatatatatttaacctttttacacatttccaTTTTATTCATTAACGGAAACAGCCTTGTTGTTTCGAAAGAATAAACATCGATATTTAATTTTTAGTATTATAAACCTAATTTTAAAGAAACCTTTTACAGATCGATCCAGATGTTAAATGATGAGAATATGAACACATGCATATTAATGTCTGATGAACACAGACAGATGTTTGAATGAAGGCACGGAGGGAACACGGTGTTTGGTCCCGGTCGAACGGTATTATGGGATATTGTGAATCAAAGTCAGAGGATATATTATATAAACGGATAAACCGGAGAGTCGTACCCTTCCTCTCTGGTtgctcttcttcatcctccagctgctcACCGGACAATCGCTCCAGCGGGGGTCCCGGTAGCTCGGTGTATCCGTGAGTCCGTCcggttcctcctctgctccgcgTCTGTTGTCTGAACCGACGGAGCATCCTCcccgtgtgcgtgcacgtgtgtgcgcacGCGCGTGTGTGAAGGCAGATGCTCTCAACACACGTGAATAAGCTCGGACACGCGGACGCGCACGGCAGCCTACATTCTAATAAAAGGAGCTCGACACCGCCATCTAGtgacgcgcgcacacgcgcactgACACGTGCACACCTCTTacacaaagagacaataatTCACGGCACTAAtattctatgtatatatatatatatatatacacatatatatatatatatatacatatgtatatatataaatatatacacatatatatatatatatttatatatatatatatttatatatatatatatttatattatatatatatatatatatattatatatatatattatatatatacacatgtgtgtatatatatatatatatatatacatatatatatatatatatatatatacacacacataatatatatgtaatatatattagTAAATCAGGAAagaattttaattatttaatgaaTTTTTTATTGACCTAAGCacactaagccccgcccactcccGTCAGCGTCATCAAAAATGAATAGGTCCAACAAAATGAAGCTTACTTATTTCTTCACTTATTTCAAAtctttaaaatgtgaaatactTGAATTTGGAAGAGGAATATTTGGTGTTCATGGCGCTGCCGCCCCGGAAACCGTAATGCTCGGTCGAAGTGGGctgaacctgaaatgagtttgacaccctggtGTAAATACTGCAAACCGactgtgaaaatgaaaataatactcAAATAAATGTGATAAGCACAAACAcgccatttttattttaacataaaacATTCACATTGAAGACCTGAAACATAAACGCAGAAGAGGGAGCGTTGTCATTTCAACCGGGCTCTCAGCTCAGCGCCGGTTGCTGTGGCGACCGCTTCCTTGCGTTCTGTCGCCGCTGTGACCCGCCGTGGCCATAACTTCCTCCAGGAAGCTGAGTGACAAACATTCACGTTAGGAATCTACTTCATTTCTTGACTTTGTTTGCCTTCTATTGTGTCAACTTATCTACCAGCACATTACATTTCTATATGAACACTAGAGAGGAGCATTGTGTGCGTGACTGTCACCTCCTGGTGTTGTGGATGCTGCTCCCTCCCAGGACGATGCGGACTCCAGGTGTGCTGCGGTTCAGGTTGTAAACGGTCAGCGCTTCTTCGTATGTGGCTCCACCGATGAGAAACACCACGATGTCCTGAGGCCTGAAGCGCGCACGCAAAcaatagacgtctatgaggaaatgactctgcttctctctttttattattatttattccctcagtaaacattgtaaacatgagttcatggtcttaATCAAGTcttgttcatttagtgaattatggtccatgtagagtcaaacagaggctttagggcggggccacacAGCTCTCTTATGCTAATCGCTAGCTGACACACGTGTTTATAACTTCAACCAATTAGATCACAGTAGGCGGAACAAAACGTTTTCTCCATTAAACCGTTGACATGAACACCTTTaattctttgtttatgtttaccaacaataaaaacattcccCTTTAAAGAGAATCCCATTCAACAGGAAGTCACgagaccttgtgtgtgtgtgtgtgtgtgtgtgtcacctgtcCCTCAGGCTACTGGCCCCCAGGTAAGGGAACTGACTGTCCTTCAGTCGACCTTTGATCAGCTGATCCAGAGTGTCGTGAATCAGAGGCTGATGCTGAGTGTACACGTTCTCTACGCCCTGAACACACGTTACCGTGACAGCAGACATTAAAAAGAGCATTAACCAAACTATGGAAACTACTAAAGGAAATTAGTGTTGGTAATATTTAGCTAAAAGTATTTCAAATATGTcgtaaaatatagaaaaaaagaaatgattgaagTTTTGTGTTACTaaaaggaggtgtgtgtgtgtctgtgtgtgtgtgtgtgtgtgtgtgtgtgtgtgtgtgcaccttgaGGCCTTTGAAGAACTGCTTGGTTTTGGCGACGGCGTCTGTCGGGGTGACGAGGTCACTTCCTCTGACTCTCTTCCCACCGTACTCCAACATGGACTTCACCATCTGCGAGGCCACGTACACGCATGCGTCACACCTCCCGTTCTACAGTCAATGAACCGCGTGCGGCGCTCATGCGTTTGTCCAATCAGACCCCTGGTGTGACGTGACGTGGTTACCCCGCGGTGGCGCTCGGACACGCCCCTCcggctcagctcctccatcaggcCCGGCAGGACGCTGCTGCTGTGGCGTTCGTAGCGCAGAGCGTAGAGCATCACCAGGCGCACCGCGTCCAGCTCAGAGAGGCGGGGACTCTGCAGCAGGCGGCGGAGGCTCTGAGACAAAGGGGACGAGCGAGAGACGGTGGGACCAGTAGACTGGTGGGCTTGTAGAACAGTAGACCAGTGCAGAGGACGGGTACCTGCTGGGCGTTGGAGTGGTCGTTCTGACAGGACagctcctgctccacctctgaGACCTCCATCAGCTGACGCTCCGACACCAGCCGGGACAATTCCCCCACCACCGTCACGTGTTTGGACACGGTGCCGGACATCTTCTTGAACTGGGGATAGTTATCTACGAAGGCCTGAGAGAGACACGAAGCATTGCTGGGAAACAGACAACATTTCAGCGCGTCCGTCCCTCAGCCGACCCTCTGACCTT from Gasterosteus aculeatus chromosome 10, fGasAcu3.hap1.1, whole genome shotgun sequence carries:
- the plekho1a gene encoding pleckstrin homology domain-containing family O member 1-A isoform X4; translated protein: MKKSNQRGRGLQDSGQPAVQQPEKVGWIRKFCGRGIFRELWRNRFVVLRGDHLYVSDKEVRDERRAQEVFNLADYERSEELRKAKSRSKKNHSRFTLLRCRHPGNMVPNLVFLAVSPEEKESWVHALNVAIIKAKNRVLDEVTIEEDSALVHPTRDRVKIPYGRRLPTRGHLMAVASTSSHGMLTLDLVAEEDAFCPDSESWENFQVDPRWGGSCGQVASTGSWGVGVRQRAGTDVSKLRATPKEPTVKTSSLPRGSELSWGKQSHPEASKVLKTQQVLKAQSQTPQPGKRFSMQGRSRCASMDEVLSSRPAMIRSELRSALRRCPTEEEEAGGGVSVVQPVGQLQSLIAQRMQRAQELLEEMRLQELQKAKAERERGGSSPYLKGIDSPCLHHLRGSDSPHSRSSGSPRSRSSDSPRLRVKDSPRLRGRESPRSKAKKNRSRGSHSPATKATDSPRTKSCDTVRSPKLRGPSGSSGLGKEGDSPAAKCLDSPRGGEPHSPHPGSSKESPCSSEKNSPSFSGSFKSLPPKTEGDPEVERRREEAGRLLEEAVSSWKEAQEVLQEVKELQSQTLRRQRRRTYEKMSLTSAEAGLPRATTAGEEEDTPPSPNSPEDEDESETP
- the plekho1a gene encoding pleckstrin homology domain-containing family O member 1-A isoform X2 — protein: MKKSNQRGRGLQDSGQPAVQQPEKVGWIRKFCGRGIFRELWRNRFVVLRGDHLYVSDKEVRDERRAQEVFNLADYERSEELRKAKSRSKKNHSRFTLLRCRHPGNMVPNLVFLAVSPEEKESWVHALNVAIIKAKNRVLDEVTIEEDSALVHPTRDRVKIPYGRRLPTRGHLMAVASTSSHGMLTLDLVAEEDAFCPDSESWENFQVDPRWGGSCGQVASTGSWGVGVRQRAGTDVSKLRATPKEPTVKTSSLPRGSELSWGKQSHPEASKVLKTQQVQVLKAQSQTPQPGKRFSMQGRSRCASMDEVLSSRPAMIRSELRSALRRCPTEEEEAGGGVSVVQPVGQLQSLIAQRMQRAQELLEEMRLQELQKAKAERERGGSSPYLKGIDSPCLHHLRGSDSPHSRSSGSPRSRSSDSPRLRVKDSPRLRGRESPRSKAKKNRSRGSHSPATKATDSPRTKSCDTVRSPKLRGPSGSSGLGKEGDSPAAKCLDSPRGGEPHSPHPGSSKESPCSSEKNSPSFSGSFKSLPPKTEGDPEVERRREEAGRLLEEAVSSWKEAQEVLQEVKELQSQTLRRQRRRTYEKMSLTSAEAGLPRATTAGEEEDTPPSPNSPEDEDESETP
- the plekho1a gene encoding pleckstrin homology domain-containing family O member 1-A isoform X3; translation: MKKSNQRGRGLQDSGQPAVQQPEKVGWIRKFCGRGIFRELWRNRFVVLRGDHLYVSDKEVRDERRAQEVFNLADYERSEELRKAKSRSKKNHSRFTLLRCRHPGNMVPNLVFLAVSPEEKESWVHALNVAIIKAKNRVLDEVTIEEDSALVHPTRDRVKIPYGRRLPTRGHLMAVASTSSHGMLTLDLVAEEDAFCPDSESWENFQVDPRWGGSCGQVASTGSWGVGVRQRAGTDVSKLRATPKEPTVKTSSLPRGSELSWGKQSHPEASKVLKTQQVLKAQSQTPQPGKRFSMQGRSRCASMDEVLSSRPAMIRSELRSALRRCPTEEEEAGGGVSVVQPVGQLQSLIAQRMQRAQELLEEMRLQELQKAKAERERGGSSPYLKGIDSPCLHHLRGSDSPHSSRSSGSPRSRSSDSPRLRVKDSPRLRGRESPRSKAKKNRSRGSHSPATKATDSPRTKSCDTVRSPKLRGPSGSSGLGKEGDSPAAKCLDSPRGGEPHSPHPGSSKESPCSSEKNSPSFSGSFKSLPPKTEGDPEVERRREEAGRLLEEAVSSWKEAQEVLQEVKELQSQTLRRQRRRTYEKMSLTSAEAGLPRATTAGEEEDTPPSPNSPEDEDESETP
- the plekho1a gene encoding pleckstrin homology domain-containing family O member 1-A isoform X1, producing the protein MKKSNQRGRGLQDSGQPAVQQPEKVGWIRKFCGRGIFRELWRNRFVVLRGDHLYVSDKEVRDERRAQEVFNLADYERSEELRKAKSRSKKNHSRFTLLRCRHPGNMVPNLVFLAVSPEEKESWVHALNVAIIKAKNRVLDEVTIEEDSALVHPTRDRVKIPYGRRLPTRGHLMAVASTSSHGMLTLDLVAEEDAFCPDSESWENFQVDPRWGGSCGQVASTGSWGVGVRQRAGTDVSKLRATPKEPTVKTSSLPRGSELSWGKQSHPEASKVLKTQQVQVLKAQSQTPQPGKRFSMQGRSRCASMDEVLSSRPAMIRSELRSALRRCPTEEEEAGGGVSVVQPVGQLQSLIAQRMQRAQELLEEMRLQELQKAKAERERGGSSPYLKGIDSPCLHHLRGSDSPHSSRSSGSPRSRSSDSPRLRVKDSPRLRGRESPRSKAKKNRSRGSHSPATKATDSPRTKSCDTVRSPKLRGPSGSSGLGKEGDSPAAKCLDSPRGGEPHSPHPGSSKESPCSSEKNSPSFSGSFKSLPPKTEGDPEVERRREEAGRLLEEAVSSWKEAQEVLQEVKELQSQTLRRQRRRTYEKMSLTSAEAGLPRATTAGEEEDTPPSPNSPEDEDESETP